From Anopheles coluzzii chromosome 3, AcolN3, whole genome shotgun sequence, the proteins below share one genomic window:
- the LOC120957876 gene encoding ankyrin repeat and LEM domain-containing protein 2 homolog, with amino-acid sequence MEYYAIFIPNNTSNFAIKSFYNDKAEALAALKVHKDARMKSFPSSEEAVYFYLHGPADGGGSTGGGGGAAAASLVPPGSPIPSAERKVPKSPFIAPSSQKLVAFRKLIEANNVEEVRATIQQNPRYLISSGDTPTILKEGPRYNALHITAIEGRGEICRLILQTIESATYIELLHGQRSASTDEVTAILLDLYLNTPDKCRNETPLHFAAKLGWVEVVRELIAFPQCQVKPNADGLYPRDIICSRARPANNTPEVRAAIDALLRENFFVPVIRAEDNTLPPVVGEPFSPTELPKLEGAGPRDKLGARREIKAYAGPMDHDKAQRFCKRWKTPPRLKVLGSAAAKVQSDGKLSELRQCSTPIKGGTARRLLFANRSFDGRLEEVTATGVDGEQVEEEEEEEEEEQRNNNNHSLVEASLDESLVQPVEKLLPDDNGNHLRLSVPYTPNRLFFSYRTNHLANASFDTNGSYCDSEPDEGNFSYVCEETQTLYGKANVTESPSFKERSIRLADPAKGLETVGRMLAEKEQVGWKEHWSFLGTFCNMAEEAGLTLLDHYLAQRKQQLEGASRQPEPIVPPGDTVEEVPAVQRGGAGDRSFNDELNMICESTEKMTLNMAGDGELHRTAVSNPYRCLLNSLHVFGTRLVNNVAKATAKPGDCTAAEMFQAEIRKVEKLLENYRNDGAFRVVDFSKVHSLFAYLIVANVPHNRTGEELASIWRPLLQTNGSLHDAAKCVGTFLVQYSSLAATITPLDFAGQSGWSENEHILACGCRTGATTIHAGTGGPPGIMERMNKRREKRAIRTTSASEPAPAPVVVDFHTYRSGGGKEPLQLNGSKDEEELYYSCSDSENEQEEDAFFTPPSSPKALRKDRNGNNSSGHHETTDGLLNGALHTDEGAQLNGSMDTSPVVEERQEQQQKQRYTAFISETMPTKQDFDVWNVLKMVEIDPQTHPHVHAWKCAMVEYGS; translated from the exons ATGGAGTACTACGCCATTTTCATACCAAACAACACATCCAACTTTG CCATCAAAAGCTTTTACAACGACAAGGCGGAAGCGCTGGCCGCCCTGAAGGTGCACAAAGATGCCCGGATGAAGTCGTTCCCGTCGAGCGAGGAGGCCGTATACTTCTACCTGCATGGGCCCGCGGACGGCGGGGGCAGCACTGGAGGAGGcggtggagctgctgctgctagcctTG TGCCTCCCGGAAGCCCGATACCGTCGGCCGAACGGAAGGTACCGAAATCGCCCTTCATCGCACCGTCCAGCCAGAAGCTGGTCGCGTTTCGCAAACTGATCGAAGCAAACAACGTCGAGGAGGTGCGGGCGACGATACAGCAAAACCCGCGCTACCTGATCAGCTCCGGCGATACGCCAACCATCCTAAAGGAGGGTCCCCGCTACAACGCACTACACATTACCGCGATCGAGGGTCGGGGTGAAATCTGCCGCCTCATACTGCAGACGATCGAAAGCGCCACGTACATCGAGCTGCTGCACGGGCAGCGCTCCGCCTCGACCGACGAGGTCACTGCCATTCTGCTCGACCTGTACCTGAACACGCCGGACAAGTGCCGGAACGAGACGCCATTGCACTTCGCGGCCAAGCTCGGGTGGGTGGAGGTGGTGCGCGAGCTGATCGCGTTCCCCCAGTGCCAGGTGAAGCCGAACGCGGACGGGCTGTACCCGCGCGACATCATCTGCAGCCGGGCGCGGCCGGCCAACAACACGCCCGAGGTGCGGGCAGCGATCGATGCGCTGCTGAGGGAGAACTTCTTCGTGCCGGTGATACGGGCGGAGGACAACACGCTGCCACCGGTCGTGGGGGAACCGTTCTCGCCGACCGAGCTGCCCAAGCTGGAAGGGGCTGGGCCCAGGGACAAGCTGGGCGCCCGGCGGGAAATAAAAGCGTACGCCGGCCCGATGGATCACGACAAGGCGCAGCGGTTCTGCAAGCGGTGGAAGACACCGCCGAGGCTGAAGGTGTTGGGGAGCGCCGCGGCGAAGGTGCAGAGCGACGGGAAGCTGTCGGAGCTGCGGCAATGCTCGACGCCGATCAAGGGTGGCACCGCCCGCCGGCTGCTCTTTGCCAATCGCTCGTTCGATGGAAGGCTGGAAGAGGTGACCGCAACCGGAGTGGATGGTGAgcaggtggaggaggaggaggaggaagaggaggaggagcagcgcaacaacaataatcacAGCCTGGTGGAAGCGAGCCTGGACGAAAGTTTGGTGCAGCCGGTGGAGAAGCTCCTGCCGGACGATAACGGCAATCACCTGCGCCTGTCGGTACCGTACACCCCGAACCGGCTGTTCTTCTCCTACCGCACCAACCACCTCGCCAACGCCAGCTTCGACACGAACGGCTCGTACTGCGACAGCGAGCCGGACGAGGGCAACTTTAGCTACGTGTGCGAGGAAACGCAAACCCTGTACGGGAAGGCGAACGTGACGGAGTCGCCATCGTTCAAGGAGCGCTCGATACGGCTGGCCGATCCGGCCAAGGGCCTGGAAACGGTGGGCCGCATGCTGGCGGAAAAGGAGCAGGTCGGCTGGAAGGAGCACTGGAGCTTTCTCGGCACGTTCTGCAACATGGCGGAGGAGGCGGGCCTGACGCTGCTGGACCACTATCTGGCGCAGCGAAAGCAGCAGCTGGAAGGCGCCAGCCGGCAGCCAGAGCCCATCGTCCCGCCCGGCGACACCGTGGAGGAAGTGCCGGCGGTGCAGCGAGGCGGAGCGGGAGACCGTTCCTTCAACGACGAGCTGAACATGATCTGCGAATCGACGGAAAAGATGACGCTCAATATGGCGGGCGATGGGGAGCTGCACCGGACCGCCGTCTCGAACCCGTACCGCTGTCTGCTAAACtcgctgcacgtgttcggCACCCGGCTGGTGAACAATGTGGCCAAAGCGACTGCCAAACCCGGCGACTGCACTGCCGCTGAAATGTTCCAGGCCGAGATACGCAAGGTGGAAAAGCTGCTGGAAAACTATCGCAACGATGGGGCCTTCCGGGTGGTTGACTTTTCCAAAGTGCACTCCCTGTTCGCCTACCTGATCGTGGCGAACGTCCCGCACAACCGGACCGGTGAGGAGCTGGCCAGCATATGGCGTCCACTGCTGCAAACAAACGGGTCGCTGCACGACGCAGCCAAATGTGTCGGCACGTTCTTGGTACAGTATTCTAGCCTCGCTGCAACAATAACGCCCCTCGACTTTGCCGGCCAATCGGGATGGAGCGAGAACGAACACATTCTAGCGTGCGGGTGCCGTACCGGTGCGACCACCATCCACGCCGGCACCGGCGGCCCTCCGGGCATAATGGAGCGAATGAACAAACGGCGCGAAAAGCGTGCGATTCGGACCACTTCGGCGTCGGAACCGGCACCAGCGCCGGTTGTTGTTGACTTCCACACGTACCGTAGCGGTGGTGGCAAGGAGCCGCTCCAGCTGAACGGGTCGAAGGACGAGGAAGAGCTgtactacagctgcagcgattCCGAGAACGAGCAGGAAGAGGATGCGTTCTTTACGCCACCGTCAAGCCCGAAAGCGCTGCGCAAGGATCGCaacggcaacaacagcagcggcCACCACGAGACGACGGATGGTTTGCTGAACGGGGCGCTACACACCGACGAAGGAGCACAACTGAACGGTTCGATGGATACGAGCCCGGTGGTGGAGGAGCGGcaggagcaacagcagaaGCAACGCTATACCGCATTCATTTCCGAAACGATGCCAACCAAGCAGGACTTTGACGTGTGGAACGTGCTGAAAATGGTCGAGATCGATCCGCAGACGCATCCGCACGTGCACGCCTGGAAGTGTGCGATGGTGGAGTACGGTTCCTAG